One window from the genome of Brachionichthys hirsutus isolate HB-005 chromosome 19, CSIRO-AGI_Bhir_v1, whole genome shotgun sequence encodes:
- the LOC137908388 gene encoding spindlin-Z-like — MKNTPGHRDTADAGNAVSSATMMKKKNPHKKQKSSLGPTTKVLDQPRRNIVGCRIQHVWKEGGGHVVWKGTVLDQVPVNPSLYLIKYDGFDCVYGLELHKDERVQGLEVLPDRPAKSRLTDVSLADTMIGKAVEHMFETEEGPKEEWRGMVLARAPIITTWFYITYEKDPVLYMYQLLDDYKEGDLRVMPDSNDSVPAEREPGEVVDSLVGKQVEYAKEDGGKRTGMVIHQVEAKPSVYFIKFDDDFLIYVYDLVKTS, encoded by the exons ATGAAGAACACGccgggacacagagacacagctgatgcag GAAATGCTGTCAGTTCTGCAActatgatgaagaaaaagaatCCCCACAA GAAGCAGAAGAGCAGTTTGGGTCCGACCACCAAGGTTCTGGACCAGCCTCGACGCAACATTGTTGGCTGCAGGATCCAGCATGTGtggaaagaagggggggggcacgtcGTTTGGAAGGGAACGGTGCTCGACCAG GTGCCGGTGAACCCGTCGCTCTATCTCATAAAGTACGACGGCTTTGACTGCGTTTATGGCTTGGAGCTGCATAAAGACGAGCGGGTCCAGGGGCTGGAGGTGCTCCCCGACAGACCGG CCAAATCGCGCCTGACAGACGTCAGCCTAGCGGACACCATGATAGGTAAAGCTGTGGAGcacatgtttgagacagaagaagGCCCAAAGGAGGAGTGGAGAGGGATGGTTCTGGCCCGGGCTCCCATCATCACCACCTGGTTCTACATAACCTACGAGAAGGACCCCGTCCTCTACATGTACCAGCTGTTGGACGACTACAAAGAGGGAGACCTCCGCGTCATGCCCGACTCCA ATGACAGCGTCCCAGCGGAGCGGGAGCCTGGCGAGGTCGTGGACAGCCTGGTGGGGAAGCAGGTGGAGTACGCCAAGGAGGACGGCGGCAAAAGAACGGGCATGGTCATCCACCAGGTCGAGGCCAAACCGTCCGTCTACTTCATCAAGTTCGACGACGACTTCCTCATTTACGTCTACGACTTGGTGAAGACTTCGTAA